The Desulfuromonas sp. TF DNA segment TGAAATCGAAATCGTGGTGATCGATCGGGGCGTGGGAATCGCCCGGGAGGATCAGTCCCGCGTGTTCGAGCGCTTCTGCCGGCCGAAAAGCGTCCAGCGTGTGGACAGTGTCGGGCTTGGCCTCTACATCACACGGATGCTCGTAGAGGCCCAAAAAGGGCGCATACGCGTGGAGAGTGAGCCGGGCAAGGGAAGCGCTTTCTTCTTTACCCTGCCGGTTGCCTGAACTCAGCCCCCTTCCCACCGCCGCCGGAATCGGCTATCATCTCCACCTATGAAAACCCTCCTCCTTGTTCTCTACCTGCTCACCCTCGCCTCCGGTCTCCTGCTGCGCTCCCTGAACCTGCGCCATCTCAAACGGCACGGCCACCGGATTCCCCCGGGTTTCGAGGATGCGATTGACCCGGAAGTGCTGCGCCGGACCACTGACTACACCCTGGCGCAAAGCCGGGCCGTGCTGGCAGAGTCCCTTTTCGGCGGCGTCCTGCTGATCCTCTTTCTGTTCGCCGGAGGGCTTCCCTTCTACGACCGGTGGATCGGTTCGCTGACCGCCTCGTTCATCGGCGGCGGCGTCCTCTTCTTTTTCGGCCTGCACCTTGCCCAGACGGTTCTCGATATCCCCTTCAGCCTCTACCGGAACTTCCGCATCGAGAAGCGCTTCGGCTTCAACACCATGACGCTTAGGCTTTGGCTTGCCGACCTGGTGAAGTCGGCGGCCGTCTCCACGGCGCTGCTGGCCGTGCTCGCCGCCGGCGCCTTCGCCCTCATCCAGGTCAGCCCGGGGGGGTGGTGGCTGTGGGTGTGGGCTTTTTTCGCCCTGGCGACTCTTTTCCTCATGTTTCTCTCCCCCTCTGTGATCGAGCCGCTTTTTCACACCTTCGAGCCGGTGCGCAGGGAAGGGCTGGAGGAGAGAATCCGGGAGCTGATGAACCGGGCGGGGCTGAGGGTAAGTGC contains these protein-coding regions:
- a CDS encoding M48 family metallopeptidase; translation: MKTLLLVLYLLTLASGLLLRSLNLRHLKRHGHRIPPGFEDAIDPEVLRRTTDYTLAQSRAVLAESLFGGVLLILFLFAGGLPFYDRWIGSLTASFIGGGVLFFFGLHLAQTVLDIPFSLYRNFRIEKRFGFNTMTLRLWLADLVKSAAVSTALLAVLAAGAFALIQVSPGGWWLWVWAFFALATLFLMFLSPSVIEPLFHTFEPVRREGLEERIRELMNRAGLRVSAVLQVDASRRSRHSNAYFTGIGRVKRIVLYDTLIEQMEEEEILAVLAHEVGHWKKGHILKRLLVAELLSLIIFYLSFRLLGWDGLPALLGLEEASFFSRLVILSFVGSIAAFPFTPLASWSSRRHEWQADRFARELTGQPRALASALVKLSRENLANLHPHPLYAWFHYSHPPVVERIRSLSAGSENN